Proteins encoded within one genomic window of Thunnus albacares chromosome 13, fThuAlb1.1, whole genome shotgun sequence:
- the LOC122995133 gene encoding T-cell immunoglobulin and mucin domain-containing protein 4-like isoform X2, with protein MLPLRLYSFTCVCVLTVPACVSAVTSETVVGVAGRSVTLPCRSEAMRQSGVGLCWGRGEPTLFTCRDILIKTAGDQVTYRKSDRYSVSSSPSDGVSYLSILNSQPSDSGFYHCRLERPGLFNDQILHVHLIIISRRSDVSDWPATQTYELSGDGDAEDLNAPPTTTGSSRGDEPAERGSDVTGDDTTGPMVAPVQSPVQQVNSLQIFIGHTLRLSFIIFIPALMLTAAYRVWRTNQRAAADGKLNQSEEEDSSV; from the exons ATGCTGCCGCTCCGTCTCTACAGCTTCACCTGCGTCTGCGTCCTCACAG TGCCGGCCTGCGTGTCGGCGGTCACCTCGGAGACGGTGGTGGGCGTGGCCGGGCGGAGCGTGACGTTGCCGTGCCGCTCAGAGGCGATGAGGCAGAGCGGAGTCGGGTTGTGCTGGGGGAGGGGAGAGCCGACGCTGTTCACCTGCCGCGACATTCTGATCAAGACGGCTGGAGATCAGGTCACATACAGGAAGTCGGACAG GTACTCCGTCTCCTCCTCGCCGTCCGATGGCGTCTCCTATCTGTCCATCTTAAACTCTCAACCGTCAGATTCTGGTTTCTATCACTGCAGACTGGAGCGTCCCGGCCTCTTCAACGACCAAATACTCCACGTTcacctcatcatcatcagcc GTCGCTCTGATGTCTCCGACTGGCCAGCGACACAAACCTATGAGCTGTCAGGAGACGGCGACGCTGAGGACCTGAACGCACCACCAACTACAACAG GTTCCAGCAGAGGAGACGAGCCGGCggagagaggaagtgatgtcacaggAGACGACACCACGGGACCAATGGTGGCGCCGGTCCAG tCACCTGTTCAGCAGGTAAACAGTCTGCAGATCTTCATCggacacacactcagactctccttcatcatcttcatacCTGCACTGATGCTGACAGCTGCTTAca GAGTCTGGaggaccaatcagagagcagcgGCTGACGGGAAGTTGAACCaatcagaggaggaggacagttCTGTGTag
- the LOC122995133 gene encoding T-cell immunoglobulin and mucin domain-containing protein 4-like isoform X1, with product MLPLRLYSFTCVCVLTVPACVSAVTSETVVGVAGRSVTLPCRSEAMRQSGVGLCWGRGEPTLFTCRDILIKTAGDQVTYRKSDRYSVSSSPSDGVSYLSILNSQPSDSGFYHCRLERPGLFNDQILHVHLIIISRRSDVSDWPATQTYELSGDGDAEDLNAPPTTTAGSSRGDEPAERGSDVTGDDTTGPMVAPVQSPVQQVNSLQIFIGHTLRLSFIIFIPALMLTAAYRVWRTNQRAAADGKLNQSEEEDSSV from the exons ATGCTGCCGCTCCGTCTCTACAGCTTCACCTGCGTCTGCGTCCTCACAG TGCCGGCCTGCGTGTCGGCGGTCACCTCGGAGACGGTGGTGGGCGTGGCCGGGCGGAGCGTGACGTTGCCGTGCCGCTCAGAGGCGATGAGGCAGAGCGGAGTCGGGTTGTGCTGGGGGAGGGGAGAGCCGACGCTGTTCACCTGCCGCGACATTCTGATCAAGACGGCTGGAGATCAGGTCACATACAGGAAGTCGGACAG GTACTCCGTCTCCTCCTCGCCGTCCGATGGCGTCTCCTATCTGTCCATCTTAAACTCTCAACCGTCAGATTCTGGTTTCTATCACTGCAGACTGGAGCGTCCCGGCCTCTTCAACGACCAAATACTCCACGTTcacctcatcatcatcagcc GTCGCTCTGATGTCTCCGACTGGCCAGCGACACAAACCTATGAGCTGTCAGGAGACGGCGACGCTGAGGACCTGAACGCACCACCAACTACAACAG CAGGTTCCAGCAGAGGAGACGAGCCGGCggagagaggaagtgatgtcacaggAGACGACACCACGGGACCAATGGTGGCGCCGGTCCAG tCACCTGTTCAGCAGGTAAACAGTCTGCAGATCTTCATCggacacacactcagactctccttcatcatcttcatacCTGCACTGATGCTGACAGCTGCTTAca GAGTCTGGaggaccaatcagagagcagcgGCTGACGGGAAGTTGAACCaatcagaggaggaggacagttCTGTGTag